The Candidatus Thermoplasmatota archaeon DNA segment AAGCGCCGCTCGCATGGCGGCCGGAAGGCGGTGTCGAACCCGTAGGCCCGGCTCCGCGACCATCCCTCCTAACGGACCTTGAGGGCGTACTTGCCGGGCGCGGTGATGTTCATCTTCTTTGCGATCTCGGACCGCTTGGCGTCGAGCACGACGACGTAGCCCGTCCACTCCTTGGAGAGGTTCGTGCTCTTGCACGACGGGCAGGCGTCGG contains these protein-coding regions:
- the spt4 gene encoding transcription elongation factor subunit Spt4, translated to MRACVDCHMVTEADACPSCKSTNLSKEWTGYVVVLDAKRSEIAKKMNITAPGKYALKVR